The following DNA comes from Peribacillus sp. FSL E2-0218.
CGACAATGCTTGAACTATCCGACCCGCTTTTACGCATATTGAGCGTGCTTGCCGTCACGTATTTCGTCGTCGTTTTTTGGGTGGTTTCTGCCGATCCTGTCGCTGGCTTCGTTGCCGACAAATATTTGGTGCTGACATACCCGTCTTTTCCATTGACCTTGACCTTGGCCCAACCTTTCGATTCCGAATAAACCGTCACCTGTGTCCCTTTTGAAAGCATGGTGACGATGCTGGAGCTCACGTTACCGCCTTTTCGCATATTGAGCGTGCTTGCCGTCACATATTTCGTCGCCGTTTTTCCAGTTACGGCGGCTTTGGTTACCTGATCTGGCTTCGTTGCCGAAAGATACTTGGCATTGACATAACCATCTTTTCCATTGGCTTTGATCTTTGCCCATCCTTTGGATTCCGAATAGACCGTTACCTGGGTGCCCCTGGTCAGCTTCGCTACTACGGCTGCACTTTCGGTCCCGCTTTTCCGCATATGGAGGGAACCCGTGCTGACATTCACATATTTTGTTGCCGTCTTACTTGTGACGGAAGATTGGGCTGCCTGGTTCGGTTTCGTTGCCGAGAGATACTTGGCATTGACGTAACCCTCTTTACCATTAGCTTTTACTTTCGCCCAACCCTTGGATTCCGAATAAACCGTAACCTGGGTGCCACGCGTCAGCTTCGTAACTACGGCTGCGCTTTCGGTCCCGCTTTTCCGCATATGGAGGGAACCCGTGCTGACATTCACATATTTCGTCACCGTCTTTACCGTTACGGTGGTCCTAGTTAAAGCCCCTGGCTTCGTTGCCGATAAATACTTAGTACTGACATACCCCTCCTTACCATTGGCTTTGATCTTCGTCCAACCCTTGGATTCCGAATAAATCGTTACCGGCGTGCCTTTTGAAAGCTTGGCAACTATACTCGCACTTTCCGCTCCCGATTTCCTCATATTGAGTGAACCGGAATTTACATTTACATACATGACGCCTGTATCTACATTGGTCTGTTCTGCATGTAGTGGAGCTGCAGATATTTTTTCTTCGAATGCAACTGTCGACAATACTGCAAAACAGAAAGTTGGTATAATTAATTTCTTCATATCATTCTCCCTACTAAAGCATTATATTTTTAACATTTATTTAAATATCGGTTAATACTGATATAATAATATAGGTATATGTACTTATTCATTGAAAATATAACACAATTCTTTGGAACCACCGGGTAATTGCTTAGGTTTTAACATATTAGTAAACTAAAAGACATTTAAGTAACTTTCCAGTAATATTTGAAATATATTGATGTTACAAAAGGTAACCCGTGGCTTAATGCCGCGCATAATGATATACTAGAATAATTAATTACGTGATAGGCCATATGCATTGAATAAAGTTGCGAGGTCACCCCATCATTCCTCATATTTGACGGGTGAAGCCCATAAACTATATAATTACTATAAATAAATTTATAAGAATCCTTCTGTTAAGGGGAGTAGCTATACAATAAAGTCGTCAATACAGGATTTTATCCTCGGCTTTATTGGCAACTGATTCCAGTTGTTTGCAAGACCTTGCCGATTATTTGGTGAGGTCTTTTGGTTTTTAAAAGACGGTATGACCAATAATCGGTCATACCGTCTTTTTTGATTTGAAATTTGCACATTAGAGGTGAACAGTATGCAGAACTATAATGATTTAGCAGCAAGCGTCAAGATTTCCGATGATAAGAAGTATTCATTGCTTGATGCCGACCCATCCCTAACTCTTATCGGCAAGGGCCGCAGCGCTTATGTATTCCGGATACATTCCACCAATAAAGCGCTAAAGGTTTTTTTCCCGGACCAAATTCAAACAGCTAAAGTGGAAGCCGAAATATATCGAACCGTTCAATCCATTGATTATTACCCAACTCTATATGCTGCCGGACTGAATTTTCTGGTCATCGATCATATCGAAGGCAACACCCTTTTTGAATGTTTGACGTTAGGGATCCCGATAACAGAAGAAAATATCGAGGAAATTGACCATGCTTTGCAATTAGCAAGAAAAGAAGGATTGAACCCTTCGGATATCCATTTAAGGAACATCTTCATCACTTCCGAAAAAAAGGTGAAAATCATCGATGTAGCAAGGTTCAAGCAGGTTAAATCCTGCAATCAGTGGCATGATTTGAAAAGCGCCTTTCACCTTTTCTATTCAAAGTCATTTTTCCCGAAACGAATTCCCGGTTTCATATTGAATTCGATTGCAGCGATTTATAAAAAAAGATTCTTACCCATTTAATCAATCCGAATAAAATCACACAGGAGGCACTTATGAAAAAAATAATCGCGATCGCTTTTCTTTCCATCCTTGCCTTAAGCGGGTGCTCGCTTTTGGGGGAAGTCCATTCATCCTTGGAATATGCAGATAATGCGACGGAGTATGTGAATACCGTTAAGGGATTTGCCAATGAGCTACCTGCATTGGCCCAAGATGCCGTCACGAATACCGAAGCAAGGCAAAGCCTTGAAAAAGAGCTGCAGCAGCTGCAAACGGAGATTGAAGAATTCAATGCAATTGAGCCGCCTCAAATCGCCGAAACCATCCATGAAAAAATCGTTGCTTCAAATCAGCAGCTGTCAGATGGCATTGAATTATACCTGAATAATATTGAAAAAGGACAAATCGATCCTAAAGCATTGGAAGAATCGGAAATCATGCAAACCATCGATCAAATAACGAGCTTATCGGAACAAATTGAAAAAATAGGGAATGAATAAAACCAGGAAAGATCGCTCCAGTGAAAACCGTTGACATGAAACCAAATGGTTTTATATAATCATTAAAGAAAAACCAAATGGTTTCACATTACAGTTAAAAGGGAGAGTCACTATGGAAAAGCAGCATACTTTAGAGGATGTCAAGAAGACCGTCATTATTGAAGCACCGATCCAAAAGGTTTGGGATACAGTATCGACTGCCGAGGGGATCGCTTCATGGTTCATGCCGAATGATTTTCAGCCGAAAGTGGGACATGAGTTCCATGTACAATCACCGTTTGGCCCCTCTCCATGTAAGGTATTGGAGATAGATGCCCCACATCGCCTCTCTTTCTCGTGGGATACTGACGGTTGGATCGTTTCATTCCATTTAAAAGAGCAGGATGGCAAAACTGAATTCACCCTGATCCATGGCGGGTGGAAGCAGCCTGGATCGATTCTTCCGAAAGCGAATGAAAAAAGCTCGGTTGTCCGCGATAGAATGGCGCATGGGTGGGATCAAATCGTTAATGAACGACTTAAAAAGGCTGTTGAGGGCTAAGTGACCTCTTCCGCAGAAAAATATGATGTATTCCAAGCTGTGGCCGACCCCACCCGCAGAAAAGTCCTGCAATTGCTTGCTGGAGGGGAATTACCCATTTCGGCCATCACCTCTCATTTTCCGATGAGCCGTACGGCGATTGCCAAGCATCTTCATATTCTATCCGAAGCTGAATTGGTCAGCGGGCGGAAGGTAGGAAGAGAGAAACGCTTTCGGCTTCAGCCCGAGCCCTTAAACGAATTGAAGGAATGGCTTTCATTTTATGACCGATTCTGGGATAACAAACTCTCCATCCTTAAGCATGTGGTTGAAAATCCCGAGGAAAAGGGACTGAAGGTCGAAGAATAGATAGGAAATTAAAGCCCCCGGCACAATGGCTCCGGGGGCTTTCTCATTTATTATTATGCTTCAACTTCGATCGTTTGTTCTTTGCGCTTGCGAATAACCAAAGTGAGCAACAAGAGCAGGTTAAATACAATGATGCACCCAGTAAGGAAAAGATAACTGGAGGTCAATGCATCCGCTCCAAGGCTCGCGCTCATCGATTGACGGAAGCCCATGACGGAATACGTCATCGGAATGAACGGATGAACCGCCCTGTAGAAGTTATTCATTAGCTCGACAGGGAACATTCCCCCGCTTGCACCTATCTGTAATACAAGGAAAATCATCGCTAGTAAGCGACCAGGATTTCCAAAGGCTACGGTCAGGAAGGTTACAAGGAACATGTAGGTCAGGGAGGTCAAGATTGAAACGATGATGAATTGCCCCAAGCTCTCGACCTGTAAATCCATTCCCCAGATCATGATTGCATCAAGAACTAATGCCGAAATCGTTGCTTGAATGAATAGCACGGTGAATTTACTGAACCACCATGCCACCCCCGATGTAGGCCGTGTGGACGGCATGCCTGTCGGGAAGCCCATGTTGAAGGCAATCGCACCTACGAATAATCCTAAAGACAATACATAAGGAGCCAGGGCATGGCCATAATTCGGTACCTTGCTGATTTTTTGTTCTTTAACCTTTGTTGGTTCAGCAATCATGCTGTAATTAGCTTCTGATGTTTCATTACTGTTTATTTCTTCCGCACCATCGCTTAATTTTTGCGAAAGCTCTTTCGTTCCATCTTTCAGTGAGGAGATGCCATCTCCCAGTTTATTTGACCCTTTTGCTAGTTTCGATGAACCTTCATTAATCTTACCTGCACCATCAGCAAGCTGGATGACACCATTGCTTAATGTCGGCAGATTGCTTGCCAATTGTTCCGTACCTTCAACAAGTGCAGATGAACCATTGTTCAAGGCGGCTGAGTTGGCATTCAGTTCGTTGGCGCCATCGGCCAGTTTGCTCGCCCCTTCGCCTACCTTTTTAACGCCGAACGTATACTTTTCTAAACCACTTCCAAAGGCTGCCGAGCCTGTTTGGAGCTGGGAGACGCCATTTACCAATTGACCAGAACCCTCAGTTAGTTTCGAGAGGCCATTATTCAACGACGAACCGCCTTGTGCCAGCTGATTGATGCCATTCACCAGTTCCGGTGTTCGTTCATTTAGGCTATCGGTTGCTTCCGTTAATTGATTGCTGCCATTAACCGCTTCCGACAGACCTGTATTTAATTGCGATGCACCCGGAATGAACTGATTTTCCAGTGAATCCTTTATGGCCGTGTATCCATTCAACGCTGAAACCGCGTTCGGATTGACTTTATTCACAGCACTATTCAAGGCTGCCACTTGTTCCGGCAGCTGACCTAAACCATTCAAAACTGGCATCACATGGTTCGTTAATTGTGCAGATAAATCGGATATGCTGCCTGCAAGCGCCGATGCAATTTCCTTTTGGGATCCTGCTTGGATCTGCGCTTCGTTTTGAATCGCCCCGAGTAATTCGGATTGCTGTTCACTTGTCATGCCTTTGTAAGCTTCCGTTCCTTTGACGGCATCGATTGTGCTTTGTCCGTTGCTCGCAATGGATGATTGAAGCTGCGTTAGTGCTGCTTGGCTGTTCTCAAGATCCTTCTTGATGCTTGAAACGGTGCCGGACGTGCTGCTTCCTGCCGGGATCGCTTCTTGCAATTTATTGACGCCGCTTTGGATGATTGCCAGTCCTTGTGTAAGCTGACTTAGCTGTTCACGAGCAGGCAATTGGCCATCCAGTTTTTTCAAACCATCATTCAACGCCTGACTTCCCTCCGACAGCTTGGTAATTCCATCATTCAAGCTCCTTTGGCCTTCCGCCAACTTTGGAATGCCTGTCGATTGATCCGTCAGTTGACTTGCATTTTCCGATAATAGATTCAAGCCATCATTCAGACTGGCACTGCCGGTTTGTGCTTCCGCTAAGCCATTATTCAAGCTTTGGGCTCCCGGGACCACTTTGGCCAATCCATTCGAAAGCTGTGAAGAGCCTTGCATCAACGCCTCACTGTTGTTCGTTAACTCTCCTGTACCCGATGCTAGTTCATTAACACCTGTTTGGAGCTGCCCGACTCCATTCGTATATTGGGCTATCCCTTTGTTTAATTCCGTTGCGCCGCCTTCCAGTTTATGAACACCGTCCAAAAACTTGCCAACGCCAATTTGAAGCTTATTCGCCCCGTCCTTGAACGTTAATGTACTGGACGCTAATTTATTCAGATTGTCTGTCACTGCTTTGTTTCCATCATGAAGCTTTTCGGCGCCGTCATCCAATTTCGATGCCCCATCCGCTGCTTCACTGAAACCATCCCCGATTTCTCCGAGCTGCGAGAAAATCGCTTCCGCATATTCTTTTGTGACACTTTCAGCAATCTCCGTTTTCAAATTATTCGTTGCCTTAGTCCCGACCGTTTCAGAAACGAAACTGCGTCCAGGATTCGCATCATACGTTAAATTCATTTTCTTAGGCTTCTTATCCATAACGGTTGACGCATTTTTCGAAAAATCACGCGGAATCGTCACGACCATATAATACGTACCATCCTTGAATCCTTTTTTCGCCTGTTCTTCCGAAACGAAATGCCATTCCAGATCGTCGTTGTCCTTTAACCGATCGACAAGCTCATCGCCGACCGTCAAGGTCTTCCCTTCATATTCTGCCTTCACATCATTATTCACGACGGCTACAGGCAAATTACCTGTTTTGCCGTACGGGTTCCAGGCGGAACTAAGAAATAATCCTCCATAAATAATCGGAACGAATAGTAAAACAATGGCGACACCCACCAGTTTTTTATTCGTTAGGAAAAGCTTCCATTCTTGTTTAAGCATATTCAATTTTTATCACCTGTCTCTTCACACTTTAATTCATTCAATGACGCCGAGTTCCAATTCAGGGTCGGAAGTTCTTTTGTACCAAAGCTTTCTCTTAACAGATCTGCCACCGTTTGACTAGAAAAGAACTCCATCAGAAGTTCATCCGCCTGAGTAAACATCCGGCGAAGAACATCCACTCCCTTTTCCGCATACTCGCCGTCTTTAAACGCTTTTTCAATAAGTCCTGTATCCGGAAACATCGCGATCGGGCCTTCCATCGCTTCAATTATTTCGATGTTTTTTATCTCATCTACACTTTTGGCAAGAGAGAGACCGCCATTATTTCCTGGTACGGAAGTGATGATTTGCTTCACGACCAATTTCCGGATGATCTTTTTCAAATACGAAGGCGAAACTTCTAACCTTCTGCTGATCTCATTAGATGAAAGTGGCACTCTTTTATCCTGAGTCGAGAGTATGACAATGATGCATATCGCTTGCTCCACCCCTTTTGTTAATTGCAATTCCTTTCACCTCTTTATACATAAGTGGACATCCAATATCCATAATGGATATTTCGTATCTATTATTAAACCGCGTTTCAACTTAAAAATCAAGATATTTTATAGAAAAATTTACAAGTCTTTTCTTTTTGGACAGTACCGAGGAAATACAGAAAGGCAAAAGGAAACCCCGCATGACGATATCACGCGGGGTTTCCTTTGTCAGAGACATTTACAGTTCATTTAAAAACTCGTTGACCGCCTCTGGAGTTTTTGCATTTGCACTGTGCAGATGTGCAACCTTCTCACCATTTTTAAACACTAATAGCGATGGAATTCCCATCACCGTTTGCTCCTCGGAAATCTCGGGGAACTCGTCACGGTCGATCGTGAACCACTGTTTGTCTTGATGTTCTTGTGTGATTTCATCGATGAACATATCCAAGCGTTTACAATCTGGACACCACGTAGTCGTAAAAATTCCGACCGTCAGCCCCTCTTGTTTGATTTGTTCACGGTATTCTTGTTCTGTGCCAATAGTTTTCATGATTTCTCCTCCGCGCCTTTTCTTATCACCGTTTTTACTCCAAGACGAATGTACTCAACGATTACTATATAATTAATTCCTCCGGAGCACAAACGGTTTCTCCTGAACCATCAATCAAATGCTCCCACCTGTGTCACGGCGTTGATAATCCGGCCTATATGCGTAAGGCATGCAACCCATATAATTCGGCCTGCATGCCCATTCATTCAGCCTTCAACTTATATAATTCGACCTTCATCTCATATAATTCGGCCTGCACGCCCATTAATTCGGCCCACACTACATATAATTCGTCCCACACCCAATTATTTCGTCCTACATTTCATATAATTCGGCCTACACTCGGAAAATTTCTACACGCTGCCGTTAGTGGTGGTTTCCTGTTCATTCCAAAGGAAGGGTCAGCTGCCAGGAGACACCAAATTTATCGGATATCCATCCGAACTTCTTGCTAAAGGAATAATCACCCAATGGCATCAGCACTTGTCCGCCTTCGGATAAACCCGAATAAAGCCTGTCTATTTCTTCTTCACCATCACATGTAAGGAAGATTGAAAACGAAGGTGTAAACGTAAATTGATGCTCCACATTACTATCGATGCACATGAACTCCTGACCCTTTAAGGTGAAGGTGGCTTGCGTGACGCTTCCCTCTGCACCTGGCTCATTGGCTCCATACCGCGTCATGCTTGTTATTTCGGACTCTTCGATCAAAGCGGTGTAATAATTCATCGCTTCTTCCGCATTTCCCTGGAACATCAAGAATGGTGTCACTTTTTCCATTGGTCATCCAACTCCCTTTTCATCAATTGCCCGATTATGGTGCCCACCAGTTCCCTGACACCACAATCATTGCCTGTAATTTTATCGTATTGGCAAAATAGTCATCGTCTTCTTTTGACTGTATGGTCCGATCCCACAAATCGTTGATCCATTGCTGGTTGGACGAATCGATCATGGCACTCACCATGAGTGGGGCAACGAAGCTTGTACTATTGCCTTCCTCCACTGTTTTTCCGCTTAGCGTATAGCCGGATTGAATATTGTTAGGGTCTCCCTCCGTTTCCGCTCTGATCCATTCATTCATCTTCTTTAATTGCGGCAGCGACCTATCATCGCCGGTCAGCAAATAATCAACCGTATAGCGCCATGGAGTCCTGCTGCTATTCCAGCTGTAATCGCCATCATTCTCCCCTTCTAAAAAGTCCGCTTGTGCAGGCTGATATCCATCTGTGGATAGGACAATGAAATCCGGCATCAGACCCGTATCGCGACTTTGTTCTTCATAAATCGTATGCATGATCTCATGCGCCTTATTCGTTACAGCCGCCCAGTCATGATTCCCTGTTTCCTCCTCGAATACCTTCAAGTGATTGAGAAGAAAATCGGAAGAACGTGTGGCTTTTCCGTATACCTCATCATCATCCCCGGCCCAGTCGCCCAATTTGATCAGCGACTTCGACCGGTTGATTTCATGCGCCATGATCGCCTCCATGATGTCTTTTGCCTGGGCAAGATAGTCGATGTTCCCATCGCTTCCCCACTGACGATCAGCCAACAGCAGCGAATAAGCGATATCCATATCGCCATCGGTTGCCGAGTCGGCATCTCCTGGCGTATTGATGATTTTCCCGGTTTTATCTTTCACTTGCTGCCACGCCATCAACGAAGGGTCATTATCGCTTTTATGCGCTTTATAAAATCGGTAAAGTCCATCGAAATACCGCTTATCCTCGTTGCCTGCCATGATGGCCGTCATCATCATTCCATAGCCATGGGCCTCCGAAACGGTCACGGCGTTTTTGGGTTCTGCATATCCTTTATCGTTGTAATAGATATAATATTCATCTTGTTTATCGGCTGGCTGTTTGAGATAGTGATTTTTCCAAGTTTCATAAAAATCCCCGACCGCATCGTCCAGCTCCTCTTGTGATATATGGTCAGGTTTTATCGTTCCTGATTGATAAATTGCATGCTGCGGAAATGCCCTTTTAGCGGCCATCTCTTCCTTTGGCGTCTGAGTGGTTTGAGACACCCCCGCTGCCAAGAAGATGATCCCGATGATGATCACTCCGATTCCGATCACTATGCTTACTCATTTTTTCATGGCCGGCTCCCTGAATTATGATGTACGTTTCACACATGTGATTTCCTTTTCTCATTTCCCCTGTGCATGCATTTCACTCTTTTACAACCCCGATCACAAACCCATCATACCCCTTCATTCCGACCGTTTGCATCACCGTGGAATCAATTCTTGGTTCTTGTGATAGCTTATCTACGAATGTACGGATTCCCCTCACATTCGGATCATCGCTATCCGGGGCGAGCACTTTTCCATCACGGATGACATTATCGGTGATGATCACGGTCCCCGGCCGGGAAAGTTCCAGCGCCCATTTAAGATACTCGGGATTATTGGACTTATCGGCATCGATAAAAATGAGGTCAAAGCTGGATAATCCCTTTTCTTTAAGCTTTGGCAAGGTATCCAGCGCCGCCCCCACGATAATCTTGATTTTATCGGCCAATCCTGCATGCTTGATATTCGCTTCAGCCACTTTTGCGTGCCTCGCCTCATATTCCAGCGTTATCAACCGGCCATTTTCCGGCAAAGCACGAGCGAGCCACACACTGCTATAGCCGCCAAGGGTCCCGATTTCCAAGATGCTTTTCGCTCCAGTGAGTCTCGCTAACAGATGAAGGAATTTCCCTTGGTTTGGAGATACATCGATCGCTGGCAGCCCCGCTTCAGCATTCGCTTTCAATATCGAATCCATGATCTGATCCGTCGTATGGAGCTTATTACTAAAATATAAATCTACCTCATTCCAAATCTTTTCTGACATATAACGATCGCCCTCCTTGGCCGGTTACACCTGATTCAACCTTCATCTTTCCTTCATCATCCAATGAAATGGTCAGCTGATCATCAATGACCACCGAAAGCGGAAAGGATTCCGACACCCTATCCGAAAAAAACCAGCGCCTATTCCTAGGACCCAACAGTAAAAACGAACCTTCCTCATGCTGCCCTATAAAATTCAATCCGCCTTCATTTATCGATTCACCCTTCCTTACCGGAAGCCCTAAGCCCATCAACTTATTCCCGATATCCCCCCACTTCATCTGTCGTAAGGTTTATTTCGCTAATGCACAAAGATTCTCGTGCGCAGAAAGTCTTTGACTGGGATTCAGGTGATACGGCATACCGGGATATGAACTCGACGATGTTGCCTGATGGGTCCAAAAAATAAAAGGCATGGGCATCTGAAAGGCTAAAATGAACTTCGTCCACACCATCTTCCTTCATTAACTCTACCTTGGACTTTGCCCATTTTTTTGCCGAGGTAAATAAATTCGTCGGAATGTTTATGGCAAAATGATAGAAGGGCTTATCTTGGAGATGATAGTTTTTCATCTCCAGCACACTCTCCCCCACCTTAATGGCAAAACCATCATCGGTTTGTGAGTGTAACTCGAACCCTAACTCACCTACATAAAAATCCCGCATTTCATCCAAGACATGACTGTATAAAGTGACCTTATTGATAATCATCGTTGACCCCCTTCAACCCACCTAACAAATATTGTAAAGCAAACCTTGATTTGCGGAAACATTCTGCATGATTTATTTACATAAATAATATATATATGGCCGCACCCCGCAAAAAAAAGACCACCAAATTGGCGATCCTCTGATTTCATATAAATGCCCCATTATAGGTCACTCTTTGATTTTCAGTCCGAGCATGGAAGCAAAGCCTATCGCTTGATCCGGGGAAACCTCGCAGCCGTTTAGATCCTCCAAGGATACGGTCAGCCTTTGGAAGGTGGAACTGCTAAGGTCGATTCCTTTAAGTGGCGTCCGGGAAAAATTCACTTCATTTAAACTGCAGGCATCGAACATCACTTTCTTGAATTTACACTCGTAAAAATCTGCGCTTTCCAATGAGCAATGATCGAATTTCACTTGTTTTAATGATGCATAACCGAAGGCACTTAAATTCAAGTTGCAGCTATCGAATTGGACATTTCCTAAACTGGCATCGGACAGGTTTATTCCCAGTAATTTCGAATCCTTGAATTCGACACGATGAATCGAACCAGCCATGAAATCGGCATTGGTCAAGTCGCAATGATCAAAAATTACATCCGTCAGCTCAATATTCCTGAACGATACATCACTGAATGTCACATTTTTAAAAACCACCTGTGATAATACGATTTTGTCGATTTTTTCGCGATCAATCGTACAATTGGTGATGATACAGGCATCAAGATATGGATCATCTTTATAATAGATTTCCTGAAAGTTTCCTTGGGGTAACTCTTTTTCGATCTTGGGCTGTTCAAT
Coding sequences within:
- a CDS encoding SRPBCC domain-containing protein, whose amino-acid sequence is MEKQHTLEDVKKTVIIEAPIQKVWDTVSTAEGIASWFMPNDFQPKVGHEFHVQSPFGPSPCKVLEIDAPHRLSFSWDTDGWIVSFHLKEQDGKTEFTLIHGGWKQPGSILPKANEKSSVVRDRMAHGWDQIVNERLKKAVEG
- a CDS encoding Rrf2 family transcriptional regulator — translated: MQLTKGVEQAICIIVILSTQDKRVPLSSNEISRRLEVSPSYLKKIIRKLVVKQIITSVPGNNGGLSLAKSVDEIKNIEIIEAMEGPIAMFPDTGLIEKAFKDGEYAEKGVDVLRRMFTQADELLMEFFSSQTVADLLRESFGTKELPTLNWNSASLNELKCEETGDKN
- a CDS encoding pentapeptide repeat-containing protein — translated: MPGKFKIEQPKIEKELPQGNFQEIYYKDDPYLDACIITNCTIDREKIDKIVLSQVVFKNVTFSDVSFRNIELTDVIFDHCDLTNADFMAGSIHRVEFKDSKLLGINLSDASLGNVQFDSCNLNLSAFGYASLKQVKFDHCSLESADFYECKFKKVMFDACSLNEVNFSRTPLKGIDLSSSTFQRLTVSLEDLNGCEVSPDQAIGFASMLGLKIKE
- a CDS encoding YhgE/Pip domain-containing protein, which encodes MLKQEWKLFLTNKKLVGVAIVLLFVPIIYGGLFLSSAWNPYGKTGNLPVAVVNNDVKAEYEGKTLTVGDELVDRLKDNDDLEWHFVSEEQAKKGFKDGTYYMVVTIPRDFSKNASTVMDKKPKKMNLTYDANPGRSFVSETVGTKATNNLKTEIAESVTKEYAEAIFSQLGEIGDGFSEAADGASKLDDGAEKLHDGNKAVTDNLNKLASSTLTFKDGANKLQIGVGKFLDGVHKLEGGATELNKGIAQYTNGVGQLQTGVNELASGTGELTNNSEALMQGSSQLSNGLAKVVPGAQSLNNGLAEAQTGSASLNDGLNLLSENASQLTDQSTGIPKLAEGQRSLNDGITKLSEGSQALNDGLKKLDGQLPAREQLSQLTQGLAIIQSGVNKLQEAIPAGSSTSGTVSSIKKDLENSQAALTQLQSSIASNGQSTIDAVKGTEAYKGMTSEQQSELLGAIQNEAQIQAGSQKEIASALAGSISDLSAQLTNHVMPVLNGLGQLPEQVAALNSAVNKVNPNAVSALNGYTAIKDSLENQFIPGASQLNTGLSEAVNGSNQLTEATDSLNERTPELVNGINQLAQGGSSLNNGLSKLTEGSGQLVNGVSQLQTGSAAFGSGLEKYTFGVKKVGEGASKLADGANELNANSAALNNGSSALVEGTEQLASNLPTLSNGVIQLADGAGKINEGSSKLAKGSNKLGDGISSLKDGTKELSQKLSDGAEEINSNETSEANYSMIAEPTKVKEQKISKVPNYGHALAPYVLSLGLFVGAIAFNMGFPTGMPSTRPTSGVAWWFSKFTVLFIQATISALVLDAIMIWGMDLQVESLGQFIIVSILTSLTYMFLVTFLTVAFGNPGRLLAMIFLVLQIGASGGMFPVELMNNFYRAVHPFIPMTYSVMGFRQSMSASLGADALTSSYLFLTGCIIVFNLLLLLTLVIRKRKEQTIEVEA
- a CDS encoding protein kinase family protein, encoding MQNYNDLAASVKISDDKKYSLLDADPSLTLIGKGRSAYVFRIHSTNKALKVFFPDQIQTAKVEAEIYRTVQSIDYYPTLYAAGLNFLVIDHIEGNTLFECLTLGIPITEENIEEIDHALQLARKEGLNPSDIHLRNIFITSEKKVKIIDVARFKQVKSCNQWHDLKSAFHLFYSKSFFPKRIPGFILNSIAAIYKKRFLPI
- a CDS encoding VOC family protein; the encoded protein is MEKVTPFLMFQGNAEEAMNYYTALIEESEITSMTRYGANEPGAEGSVTQATFTLKGQEFMCIDSNVEHQFTFTPSFSIFLTCDGEEEIDRLYSGLSEGGQVLMPLGDYSFSKKFGWISDKFGVSWQLTLPLE
- a CDS encoding DUF6376 family protein, which translates into the protein MKKIIAIAFLSILALSGCSLLGEVHSSLEYADNATEYVNTVKGFANELPALAQDAVTNTEARQSLEKELQQLQTEIEEFNAIEPPQIAETIHEKIVASNQQLSDGIELYLNNIEKGQIDPKALEESEIMQTIDQITSLSEQIEKIGNE
- a CDS encoding metalloregulator ArsR/SmtB family transcription factor translates to MTSSAEKYDVFQAVADPTRRKVLQLLAGGELPISAITSHFPMSRTAIAKHLHILSEAELVSGRKVGREKRFRLQPEPLNELKEWLSFYDRFWDNKLSILKHVVENPEEKGLKVEE
- a CDS encoding VOC family protein, producing the protein MIINKVTLYSHVLDEMRDFYVGELGFELHSQTDDGFAIKVGESVLEMKNYHLQDKPFYHFAINIPTNLFTSAKKWAKSKVELMKEDGVDEVHFSLSDAHAFYFLDPSGNIVEFISRYAVSPESQSKTFCARESLCISEINLTTDEVGGYRE
- a CDS encoding O-methyltransferase, giving the protein MSEKIWNEVDLYFSNKLHTTDQIMDSILKANAEAGLPAIDVSPNQGKFLHLLARLTGAKSILEIGTLGGYSSVWLARALPENGRLITLEYEARHAKVAEANIKHAGLADKIKIIVGAALDTLPKLKEKGLSSFDLIFIDADKSNNPEYLKWALELSRPGTVIITDNVIRDGKVLAPDSDDPNVRGIRTFVDKLSQEPRIDSTVMQTVGMKGYDGFVIGVVKE
- a CDS encoding glycosyl hydrolase family 8, encoding MIGIGVIIIGIIFLAAGVSQTTQTPKEEMAAKRAFPQHAIYQSGTIKPDHISQEELDDAVGDFYETWKNHYLKQPADKQDEYYIYYNDKGYAEPKNAVTVSEAHGYGMMMTAIMAGNEDKRYFDGLYRFYKAHKSDNDPSLMAWQQVKDKTGKIINTPGDADSATDGDMDIAYSLLLADRQWGSDGNIDYLAQAKDIMEAIMAHEINRSKSLIKLGDWAGDDDEVYGKATRSSDFLLNHLKVFEEETGNHDWAAVTNKAHEIMHTIYEEQSRDTGLMPDFIVLSTDGYQPAQADFLEGENDGDYSWNSSRTPWRYTVDYLLTGDDRSLPQLKKMNEWIRAETEGDPNNIQSGYTLSGKTVEEGNSTSFVAPLMVSAMIDSSNQQWINDLWDRTIQSKEDDDYFANTIKLQAMIVVSGNWWAP